From the genome of Hymenobacter sp. PAMC 26628, one region includes:
- a CDS encoding ABC transporter permease subunit, protein MRRAPGYALARGGRAVALGWLVLLGALALVAPVLPLPYPPAQPDLVYLSLPPFTAGSAHWLGTDPMGRDVLAELVFGARTALGLSVTAAALASALGALLGGAAGFWRNRLRLPLISGAGLLGLLWWALALPGAGAGLVVAAAGLAGSGWGPARRGPRLPVPLDAGVLGATALLGAVPRLVLVVVLAGSVALSPAGLLGVLVLTSWAGPARLVRAEMLRVKAQPFVAATWALGLPPGRVWWRHALPAACRPLRTAFPLSLAGLLGLESTLSFLGIGLPPEVPSWGQLLSTARLEPTAWWLVAGPGGLLLLTMLALQALSAPSVPGK, encoded by the coding sequence ATGAGGCGCGCCCCTGGTTATGCCCTGGCGCGTGGTGGGCGCGCGGTGGCACTCGGCTGGCTGGTGCTGCTGGGGGCCCTAGCCCTGGTGGCCCCCGTGCTGCCGCTGCCATACCCGCCCGCCCAGCCTGATCTTGTATACCTTAGTCTACCGCCGTTTACTGCGGGTAGCGCTCACTGGCTGGGCACCGACCCGATGGGCCGCGACGTGCTGGCCGAGTTGGTGTTCGGAGCCCGCACGGCGCTGGGCCTGAGCGTAACGGCGGCCGCACTGGCCAGCGCCTTGGGGGCCCTGCTGGGCGGGGCCGCCGGCTTTTGGCGCAACCGCCTGCGCTTGCCCCTGATCAGCGGCGCCGGCTTACTGGGGCTGCTCTGGTGGGCCTTGGCGCTGCCCGGGGCCGGGGCCGGACTGGTGGTGGCAGCCGCGGGGCTGGCCGGCAGCGGGTGGGGCCCGGCCCGCCGGGGGCCCCGGCTGCCGGTGCCGCTCGATGCAGGGGTGCTGGGGGCCACGGCGCTGCTGGGGGCCGTGCCGCGGTTGGTGCTAGTAGTGGTACTGGCCGGCAGCGTGGCGCTTTCGCCGGCTGGCTTGCTCGGGGTGCTGGTGCTCACGTCGTGGGCCGGGCCGGCGCGACTTGTGCGGGCCGAAATGTTGCGCGTCAAAGCTCAACCCTTTGTTGCCGCTACCTGGGCCCTGGGCCTGCCGCCGGGGCGTGTGTGGTGGCGGCACGCGTTGCCGGCCGCGTGCCGGCCGCTGCGCACGGCCTTTCCGCTTAGCTTGGCGGGCTTGTTGGGACTGGAAAGCACGCTCTCTTTTTTGGGCATTGGCTTGCCGCCCGAGGTGCCCAGCTGGGGCCAGCTGCTCAGCACCGCCCGCCTCGAACCTACAGCTTGGTGGCTGGTAGCAGGGCCAGGCGGGCTTTTGCTGCTCACCATGCTTGCCCTTCAGGCCTTGAGTGCCCCTTCAGTGCCAGGCAAATAA
- the rdgB gene encoding RdgB/HAM1 family non-canonical purine NTP pyrophosphatase, translating into MRLCFASNNAHKLDEIRPLLPPGLELLSLADIGCHEELPETQDTLEGNARQKADYVRQHYGVACFADDTGLEVTALDGAPGVYSARYAGPQREATDNVAKLLRELAGHPDRTAQFRTVVALAQADGATRTFAGAVAGGIAETPRGTGGFGYDPVFVPTEGDGRTFAEMSGAEKNQISHRARAVAGLLAYLAAQ; encoded by the coding sequence ATGCGCCTCTGCTTTGCTTCTAATAATGCCCACAAGCTGGATGAAATCCGGCCCCTGCTGCCGCCCGGCCTCGAGCTGCTAAGCCTGGCCGACATCGGCTGCCACGAAGAGCTGCCCGAAACCCAGGATACCCTCGAAGGCAACGCCCGCCAAAAGGCCGACTACGTACGCCAGCACTACGGCGTGGCCTGCTTCGCCGATGATACCGGGCTGGAGGTAACAGCCCTCGACGGGGCCCCGGGCGTGTACTCGGCCCGCTACGCGGGGCCCCAGCGCGAAGCCACCGACAACGTAGCCAAGCTGCTACGCGAGCTGGCCGGCCACCCCGACCGTACGGCGCAATTCCGCACCGTGGTAGCGTTGGCCCAGGCCGATGGCGCCACGCGCACGTTTGCCGGGGCCGTGGCGGGAGGCATTGCCGAAACGCCACGCGGCACGGGCGGCTTTGGCTACGACCCCGTGTTTGTGCCCACTGAGGGTGACGGCCGCACGTTTGCCGAAATGAGCGGGGCCGAGAAAAACCAAATCAGCCACCGCGCCCGGGCCGTGGCGGGACTTTTGGCCTACTTGGCCGCCCAGTAA
- the hemC gene encoding hydroxymethylbilane synthase, which yields MNPIRLATRSSRLALWQAERVAYLLDQAGLPSEIVPMTTIGDQVLDRSLAKIGAKGVFTEELEESLRRGETHLAVHSAKDVQSRIPDDLELLAFLEREKVNDVVLSFNEHFALDKPGIVLGTSSTRRKAQLRRFYPEATTAEARGNLQTRLRKLEEGQFDGLVLAYAGVHRMGYEHLVRHTLPETRFVPATGQGSIAVECARGLDAELKSQIQAALDHPATHACLRAERAFLHTMEGGCSIPSFALATFDPAGALRLHAGIISLSGEEYVDDIQIAPAADAYLLGTSVADSVLGRGGREILASIREHRG from the coding sequence ATGAACCCCATTCGCCTTGCCACCCGCAGCAGCCGCCTGGCCCTTTGGCAGGCCGAGCGCGTGGCCTACTTGCTCGACCAGGCCGGCCTGCCGTCCGAAATTGTGCCCATGACCACCATTGGCGACCAAGTGCTGGACCGCTCGCTGGCCAAAATCGGGGCCAAAGGCGTGTTCACCGAAGAACTGGAAGAAAGCTTGCGCCGCGGCGAAACCCACTTGGCCGTGCATTCGGCCAAGGACGTGCAAAGCCGCATCCCCGACGATTTGGAGCTACTGGCCTTTCTGGAGCGGGAGAAGGTCAACGACGTAGTGCTGAGCTTTAATGAGCATTTTGCGCTTGACAAGCCGGGTATTGTGCTGGGCACCAGCAGCACCCGCCGCAAGGCCCAGCTGCGCCGCTTCTACCCCGAAGCCACCACGGCCGAGGCCCGCGGCAACCTCCAAACCCGCCTGCGCAAGCTCGAAGAAGGCCAGTTCGACGGCCTGGTGCTGGCCTACGCCGGCGTGCACCGCATGGGCTACGAGCACCTGGTGCGCCATACGCTGCCCGAAACCCGGTTTGTACCCGCCACCGGCCAGGGCAGCATCGCCGTGGAGTGCGCCCGGGGACTGGACGCGGAACTGAAAAGCCAAATCCAAGCCGCCCTCGACCACCCCGCCACTCACGCCTGCCTGCGGGCCGAGCGCGCTTTTTTGCACACCATGGAGGGCGGGTGCAGCATTCCTTCGTTCGCCCTGGCCACATTTGATCCAGCGGGGGCCTTGCGTTTGCACGCCGGTATCATCAGCCTGAGCGGCGAAGAATACGTGGACGACATCCAAATCGCCCCCGCGGCCGATGCCTACCTTTTGGGCACGTCCGTAGCCGATTCGGTGCTGGGCCGCGGCGGCCGAGAAATCCTGGCCAGCATCCGCGAGCACCGCGGCTGA
- a CDS encoding peptidylprolyl isomerase → MTFFFSRAGWWLAALLLLAPAAQAAAPLAKGPRKGGKDDVVTITTPEGTIRLLLFQDTPLHRANFLQKARKGFYNGTTFHRVIDGFMIQGGDANSKDDDPANDGQGHPGDPTVPAELGPGHPHVYGAVAAARTGGPAGTPSSYSQFYLVENHAGTHRLDGQYTVFGQVIQGLDVVDKIAKVPKDNRDRPLTNVPMTMKVEHLRKKKITKLYGYTYQ, encoded by the coding sequence ATGACTTTCTTTTTCTCTCGGGCCGGGTGGTGGCTGGCGGCGCTGCTGCTGCTGGCTCCAGCTGCACAAGCCGCCGCGCCGTTGGCCAAGGGCCCTCGCAAGGGCGGTAAAGATGACGTGGTGACCATCACCACGCCTGAAGGCACCATCCGGCTGCTGCTGTTCCAGGACACGCCGCTGCACCGGGCCAATTTCCTGCAAAAAGCCCGCAAAGGCTTCTACAATGGCACCACGTTTCACCGCGTCATCGACGGCTTCATGATTCAGGGCGGTGATGCCAACTCGAAGGACGACGACCCCGCCAACGACGGCCAGGGCCACCCCGGCGACCCCACCGTGCCCGCCGAGTTGGGCCCCGGCCACCCGCACGTTTATGGTGCCGTAGCCGCTGCCCGCACGGGCGGCCCCGCCGGCACGCCCAGCAGCTATTCGCAGTTTTACCTGGTCGAAAACCACGCCGGTACCCACCGCCTCGATGGCCAATACACGGTGTTCGGCCAAGTCATCCAGGGCCTCGACGTGGTCGACAAAATTGCCAAGGTACCCAAGGACAACCGCGACCGGCCCCTCACCAACGTGCCCATGACGATGAAAGTGGAGCACCTGCGAAAGAAAAAAATCACTAAACTCTACGGCTATACCTACCAATAG
- a CDS encoding ABC transporter permease subunit, translating into MWALASLVFLLSRWAPLPDESLGLAAATELGSGAPASAQARDLARQAARQRLGLAEPLFYFSRRPPAPDGGPAPWQWNGRHNQYHRWLGALLRGDWGTSFRDGRPVVARLGAALAYTLPLTGAAAALSLWLALALALALARRPWWRRPALAFLAGMQALPLFVLATGFLLGLANPDALDWFPTYTQTAGAEGGFSWGPYLVLPLVCLVLSASPELALQLTASLAHELGNGYAVTARAKGLAAQQVLRQHALRNALVPLLPLVADLLPALVAGAVVVEVVFSLPGMGRLLAEAAATRDYPVLVGGVLLVGAARLLSLVLADAGARWLDPRVA; encoded by the coding sequence ATGTGGGCGTTGGCTTCGCTCGTGTTTCTGCTGAGCCGCTGGGCCCCGCTCCCCGATGAAAGCCTGGGGCTTGCCGCCGCCACCGAGCTAGGCAGTGGAGCACCTGCCAGTGCCCAGGCGCGCGATTTGGCCCGCCAAGCGGCCCGCCAGCGGCTGGGGTTGGCCGAACCCCTGTTCTACTTTTCGCGCCGCCCCCCCGCACCCGATGGGGGCCCGGCGCCCTGGCAGTGGAACGGCCGCCACAACCAGTACCACCGCTGGTTAGGGGCCCTGCTCCGGGGCGATTGGGGCACCTCGTTTCGCGATGGCCGGCCTGTGGTCGCGCGTTTGGGCGCGGCGCTGGCGTACACCCTTCCCCTGACTGGTGCAGCCGCGGCCTTGTCTTTGTGGCTGGCCCTTGCTTTGGCGTTGGCCCTGGCCCGCCGGCCGTGGTGGCGGCGACCCGCGCTGGCCTTCTTGGCAGGCATGCAGGCCTTGCCCCTGTTTGTGCTGGCCACGGGCTTCCTGCTGGGCCTAGCCAACCCCGACGCGCTGGACTGGTTCCCTACTTACACGCAAACCGCTGGGGCAGAAGGTGGCTTCTCGTGGGGCCCCTATTTGGTGTTGCCACTGGTCTGTTTGGTGCTGAGTGCCTCGCCCGAACTCGCCCTGCAACTGACCGCCTCCCTCGCGCACGAGCTGGGCAATGGCTACGCCGTCACGGCCCGGGCCAAAGGCTTGGCGGCCCAGCAAGTGTTGCGGCAGCACGCGTTGCGCAACGCCTTGGTGCCCCTCTTGCCGTTGGTGGCCGACTTGCTGCCCGCCCTGGTAGCAGGCGCTGTGGTGGTCGAAGTGGTATTTTCATTGCCTGGCATGGGCCGCTTGCTGGCCGAGGCCGCCGCTACCCGCGACTACCCTGTGCTGGTGGGCGGCGTGTTGCTGGTGGGAGCCGCTCGCTTGCTTTCCCTGGTGCTAGCCGACGCCGGGGCCCGCTGGCTTGACCCGCGCGTGGCATGA
- a CDS encoding GxxExxY protein encodes MLLNNLHNQLTGSIIGCAMEVHRTLGSGFQEVIYQRSLAVEMEKAGLVFGREVDMPLFYKGVDVGARRADFLVGEAVLVELKALHELTPTHYAQIINYLEAYQLEVGLLINFGERSLRFKRFIKSQPRTYSNA; translated from the coding sequence ATGCTGCTGAATAATTTGCACAACCAGCTTACGGGCAGCATTATTGGGTGCGCGATGGAAGTGCATCGGACCCTAGGCAGCGGGTTTCAGGAGGTGATTTACCAGCGTAGCTTGGCCGTGGAGATGGAAAAAGCTGGGCTGGTTTTTGGGAGGGAAGTGGATATGCCGCTCTTCTACAAAGGCGTGGATGTGGGCGCGCGGCGCGCCGATTTTTTAGTGGGTGAGGCCGTGCTGGTCGAACTAAAAGCGCTGCATGAGCTTACGCCAACGCACTACGCTCAAATCATCAATTACCTGGAAGCGTACCAACTCGAAGTCGGCCTACTCATCAACTTCGGCGAGCGCAGCCTGCGTTTTAAACGCTTCATCAAAAGCCAGCCACGCACCTATTCGAACGCATAA
- a CDS encoding SDR family oxidoreductase — protein MKILITGANGLLGQKLVALLHAQPGVVLVATGRGPNRLAEWYPTLRFVALDVTDASQVQRVLAQEQPTHVIHTAAMTNVDECELNQATCWQQNVVATAHLAAACAALGIHLTHLSTDFIFDGSAGPLAEDAVPAPISHYGASKLAAEQAVQGTAGLHWAIARTVLVYGVLRGGGRTNIVLWVRDSLRAGKVIKVVDDQWRTPTLAEDLAVGCWLLAQHSAAGIYNICGNELLTPHAMALRVADYFALDKNLIERVDARTFSQPARRPARTGLLIGKAQRELGYRPRTFEEGISLVAAQ, from the coding sequence ATGAAAATCCTCATAACCGGTGCCAACGGCCTGCTGGGCCAAAAGCTGGTGGCGCTGCTGCACGCGCAGCCGGGCGTGGTGCTGGTGGCCACTGGCCGGGGCCCCAACCGGCTGGCCGAGTGGTATCCCACCCTACGCTTCGTAGCCCTCGATGTGACGGACGCCAGCCAAGTGCAGCGCGTGCTGGCCCAGGAGCAGCCCACCCACGTCATCCACACCGCGGCCATGACCAACGTGGACGAGTGCGAGCTGAACCAGGCCACTTGCTGGCAGCAGAACGTAGTGGCTACGGCGCACCTCGCCGCCGCCTGCGCGGCCCTGGGCATTCACCTCACGCACCTCAGCACCGATTTTATTTTTGATGGCAGCGCGGGGCCCCTGGCCGAAGACGCCGTGCCCGCGCCCATCAGCCACTACGGCGCCAGCAAGCTGGCCGCCGAGCAAGCAGTACAGGGCACGGCGGGCCTGCACTGGGCCATTGCCCGCACCGTACTCGTGTACGGGGTATTGCGCGGCGGCGGCCGCACCAACATCGTGCTGTGGGTGCGCGATTCGCTGCGCGCCGGCAAGGTTATTAAGGTGGTCGACGACCAGTGGCGCACGCCTACGCTGGCCGAAGACCTGGCCGTGGGTTGCTGGCTGCTGGCGCAGCACAGCGCGGCGGGCATCTACAACATCTGCGGCAACGAGCTGCTGACGCCCCACGCCATGGCCTTGCGCGTGGCCGATTACTTCGCCCTCGACAAAAACCTGATTGAGCGGGTCGACGCCCGCACGTTTTCGCAGCCGGCCCGGCGGCCAGCCCGCACCGGCCTGCTCATCGGCAAGGCGCAGCGCGAATTGGGCTATCGTCCCCGCACCTTCGAGGAGGGCATTTCCCTAGTAGCGGCCCAGTAG
- a CDS encoding type B 50S ribosomal protein L31: MKKETHPEYQEVVFQDTSSDFKFITRSTMKPTETITMEDGKTYPVVKIEVSSASHPFYTGKNMFIDTAGRVEKFRSRYAKKEQSSANKE; encoded by the coding sequence ATGAAAAAAGAGACGCACCCCGAGTACCAGGAAGTTGTGTTCCAGGACACCTCTTCGGATTTTAAGTTCATCACCCGCTCCACGATGAAGCCGACCGAAACCATTACGATGGAAGACGGCAAAACGTACCCGGTAGTGAAAATCGAAGTAAGCAGCGCTTCGCACCCCTTCTACACCGGCAAAAACATGTTCATCGACACGGCCGGCCGCGTGGAAAAATTCCGCAGCCGCTACGCCAAGAAAGAGCAGAGCAGCGCCAACAAAGAATAG
- a CDS encoding ABC transporter substrate-binding protein, giving the protein MPRIKLVGDSLMLLTYCLRGAATWDNGQPVLASDVAFTLKLMQAPGMPNENIRTQFNFIQELRADPHNARRFTLVCRGQASDFAQTSGDFFILPEAALDARGTLRRYRLADLINRPANADPDTALEAMARRYTAAAPGQHPERLPGCGPYRLVSWEKDHLLRFQRKPQWWADQLKSPPLVLQARPAQIDFLVIPNSASAVLALRRGDVDLYPGIPARDFNRLRQSAKAQQTLAFYSTLSHNVVTAGFNTRRPALADRLTRQALALLFDVSALLAATQQGLGQRTVGIISPNTGRNYADSLPLLSFAPNRAATLLQQAGWRQKATDPAARWTRQGPRGEVQQLALQVRYRAEETTFETIGLQFRAAAARIGIVVELRPTEAGLLRPALQKGDFDLYIEPIRGNPYVFNFIPILHSEAVGEGNLTGFGTPVSDRLVEAVAVAQSPATRAQLLRKLQVLLREEMPMVPLFFQYNRLAANRRLRNLCPSSIRPGYAAAAMTWGPQAVLQ; this is encoded by the coding sequence TTGCCCAGAATTAAGTTGGTGGGCGATTCGCTTATGCTGCTCACGTACTGCCTGCGCGGGGCCGCCACCTGGGACAACGGCCAGCCGGTCCTCGCCAGCGACGTCGCGTTTACCCTCAAGCTGATGCAGGCCCCGGGTATGCCCAACGAAAATATTCGAACCCAATTTAATTTTATCCAAGAGCTGCGGGCCGATCCCCACAACGCGCGGCGGTTTACGCTGGTGTGTCGGGGACAGGCGTCGGACTTTGCGCAAACCTCCGGCGATTTTTTCATTTTGCCGGAAGCCGCGTTGGACGCTCGCGGCACATTGCGCCGCTACCGCTTGGCCGATTTGATCAACCGCCCTGCCAATGCAGACCCGGATACTGCGCTGGAGGCTATGGCCCGGCGGTATACCGCCGCCGCCCCGGGTCAGCACCCCGAACGGCTGCCCGGTTGCGGGCCCTACCGCTTGGTAAGTTGGGAAAAAGACCACCTCTTGCGTTTCCAGCGCAAGCCGCAATGGTGGGCCGACCAGCTAAAATCTCCCCCTCTGGTGTTACAAGCGCGCCCTGCGCAAATCGACTTTTTGGTTATTCCTAACAGCGCCAGCGCAGTCCTGGCGCTGCGCCGGGGCGATGTGGACTTATACCCGGGTATTCCTGCCCGCGATTTCAATCGGCTGCGTCAGTCAGCAAAGGCCCAGCAAACGCTGGCTTTTTACAGCACGCTGTCGCACAACGTAGTCACGGCCGGTTTTAACACCCGGCGGCCGGCCCTGGCCGACCGCCTAACGCGGCAGGCCCTGGCCTTGCTTTTCGACGTGTCAGCTTTGTTGGCCGCTACACAACAGGGCCTGGGGCAGCGCACCGTCGGCATTATTTCGCCTAATACGGGCCGCAATTATGCCGACAGCTTACCCTTGCTCTCGTTTGCCCCAAACCGGGCCGCAACGCTGCTACAGCAGGCTGGCTGGCGGCAAAAAGCAACGGATCCCGCCGCTCGCTGGACGCGCCAGGGCCCCCGCGGCGAGGTGCAGCAACTAGCGCTACAGGTGCGGTACCGGGCGGAAGAAACTACATTTGAAACCATTGGGCTGCAATTTCGGGCGGCTGCGGCCCGGATTGGCATTGTTGTAGAGCTGCGCCCCACAGAGGCAGGTTTGCTTAGGCCCGCACTGCAAAAGGGCGATTTTGACTTGTATATCGAGCCAATCAGGGGCAACCCTTACGTATTCAATTTTATCCCCATTCTGCATTCAGAGGCGGTGGGCGAAGGTAATCTGACGGGCTTTGGCACCCCAGTCAGCGACCGCCTCGTGGAGGCCGTTGCGGTGGCGCAGTCGCCGGCCACCAGGGCCCAGTTGCTGCGGAAGTTGCAAGTACTGTTGCGCGAGGAAATGCCGATGGTCCCGCTCTTCTTTCAATACAACCGCCTGGCGGCAAACCGCCGGCTGCGCAACCTTTGCCCCAGCAGCATCCGGCCGGGCTACGCAGCTGCGGCCATGACCTGGGGCCCCCAGGCCGTACTTCAGTAG
- a CDS encoding DNA polymerase III subunit — MNFNDIPNQLAVKQLLRQSVQREHVAHAQLFRSSEGGAGLALALAYAQYLNCEERGPDADDSCGHCPACTKIAKLVHPDLNFIVPVTTTKAVPKDALSSKFMADWRSFVLDNPYQGFNDWMQHIGAENKQGSISKEEAGQLLKLVSLKAFEARFKIVILWLPELMHPATANAVLKLLEEPPPATVFLLVSHAPERLLPTILSRVQPVAVRPFAEADIADYLHAHYHVPEAKARQVAQLAEGSLGAAIASKDQSADHDYFAFFRDWMRLCFNYNTKVAEILKQSETFQKQGRENQKELLAYALVLVRKVLLFGIDPRLMPHLPAEEQQFVASFAKFVTPRNADALTKELTDAHYHIERNANPRMVFVDSSLRLGGQLRAA; from the coding sequence ATGAATTTCAACGACATCCCCAACCAGCTCGCCGTCAAGCAGCTGCTGCGCCAATCGGTGCAGCGGGAGCACGTGGCGCACGCGCAGCTGTTCCGTAGCAGCGAGGGCGGCGCGGGGCTGGCCCTGGCCCTCGCCTACGCCCAGTACCTGAACTGCGAGGAGCGGGGCCCCGACGCCGACGACAGCTGCGGCCACTGCCCGGCCTGCACCAAAATTGCCAAGCTGGTGCACCCCGACCTCAACTTCATCGTGCCGGTGACCACCACCAAGGCCGTGCCCAAGGACGCGCTGAGCAGCAAGTTCATGGCCGATTGGCGCAGCTTCGTGCTCGACAACCCGTACCAGGGCTTCAACGACTGGATGCAGCACATCGGGGCCGAGAATAAGCAGGGCAGCATCTCGAAAGAAGAAGCCGGGCAGCTGCTGAAGCTGGTGAGCCTCAAAGCATTCGAGGCCCGGTTTAAAATCGTCATCCTCTGGCTGCCCGAACTGATGCACCCCGCCACGGCCAACGCCGTGCTGAAGCTGCTGGAAGAGCCGCCGCCCGCCACCGTGTTCCTGCTCGTGAGCCACGCGCCCGAGCGGCTGCTGCCCACCATCCTCAGCCGCGTGCAGCCGGTGGCCGTGCGTCCCTTCGCCGAGGCCGACATTGCTGACTACCTGCACGCGCATTACCACGTGCCCGAGGCCAAGGCCCGCCAGGTGGCGCAGCTGGCCGAAGGCAGCCTGGGGGCCGCCATTGCCTCGAAAGACCAGAGCGCCGACCACGACTACTTCGCGTTTTTTCGCGACTGGATGCGCCTGTGCTTCAACTACAACACCAAGGTCGCCGAGATTCTGAAGCAGAGCGAGACGTTCCAAAAGCAGGGCCGCGAAAACCAGAAGGAACTGCTGGCTTATGCCTTGGTGCTGGTGCGCAAGGTGCTGCTCTTCGGCATCGACCCGCGGCTGATGCCCCACCTACCGGCCGAAGAGCAGCAATTTGTGGCCAGCTTCGCCAAATTTGTGACCCCGCGCAATGCCGATGCGCTGACCAAGGAGCTGACCGACGCTCATTACCACATCGAGCGCAACGCTAACCCGCGCATGGTGTTCGTCGACAGCTCATTGCGGCTTGGCGGCCAGCTGCGCGCCGCTTAG
- a CDS encoding GlmU family protein produces the protein MHVLLFDDPAIRPHLLPFTFTRPVAALRCGILTLAEKWQHRLGAPAVGYLTQPYLQAKFPAGDVQGPALVINGAVCPDDLLIKQVQALGPGQALYCDEVLVAAHLADATLVAELVQDGLSDARQVAEPVTVISRPWHLFLRNGAEIRRDYALLTRGRTSQPVGDAHTIVYAPENIFIEEGVTIRAAILNAENGPIYLGKNSQVHEGAILKGPLALGEGSHINAGAKMRGDNTVGPYCKVGGEVANSILLGYSNKGHEGYLGNSVIGQWCNLGADTNTSNLKNNYAPVKVWSHAAHRFVNTGQTFCGLMMGDHSKCGINTMFNTGTVVGVGANIFGAGFPRQFIPSFSWGGPSGFETFRLPKVAEVAERVMSRRGLPYDGVEAGIMEAVFKATAEDRVWENI, from the coding sequence ATGCACGTTCTGTTATTCGACGACCCGGCCATCCGGCCGCACCTGCTGCCGTTCACCTTTACGCGGCCAGTGGCGGCGCTACGGTGCGGCATCCTCACGCTGGCCGAGAAGTGGCAGCACCGCTTGGGGGCCCCCGCGGTAGGCTACCTCACCCAGCCATACTTGCAGGCCAAGTTCCCTGCCGGCGACGTGCAGGGCCCCGCGCTGGTCATTAACGGGGCGGTGTGCCCCGACGACTTGCTAATCAAGCAAGTGCAAGCGCTAGGCCCCGGCCAAGCCCTATACTGCGACGAGGTGTTGGTGGCCGCTCACCTCGCCGATGCCACCCTCGTGGCCGAGCTGGTGCAGGACGGCCTGTCCGACGCCCGCCAGGTGGCTGAGCCTGTGACGGTGATTTCGCGGCCCTGGCACCTGTTCCTGCGCAACGGCGCCGAGATTCGGCGCGACTACGCGCTGCTCACCCGCGGCCGCACCTCGCAGCCCGTCGGCGACGCGCACACCATCGTGTACGCCCCGGAAAACATTTTTATTGAGGAAGGCGTGACGATTCGCGCCGCCATCCTCAACGCCGAGAACGGGCCGATTTACCTGGGTAAAAATTCGCAGGTGCACGAGGGCGCCATCCTCAAGGGGCCCCTAGCGCTGGGCGAAGGGTCGCACATAAACGCCGGCGCCAAAATGCGCGGCGACAACACCGTGGGGCCCTACTGCAAGGTGGGCGGCGAAGTAGCCAACAGCATCTTGCTGGGCTACAGTAACAAAGGTCACGAGGGCTACCTCGGCAACTCCGTCATCGGCCAGTGGTGCAACCTGGGGGCCGACACCAACACCAGCAACCTCAAGAACAACTACGCCCCGGTGAAGGTGTGGAGCCACGCCGCCCACCGCTTCGTGAACACCGGCCAAACCTTCTGTGGCCTGATGATGGGCGACCACAGCAAGTGCGGCATCAACACCATGTTCAACACCGGCACCGTAGTGGGCGTGGGGGCCAACATCTTCGGGGCCGGCTTCCCGCGGCAGTTCATCCCCAGCTTCAGCTGGGGCGGCCCATCGGGCTTCGAAACCTTCCGCCTGCCCAAAGTGGCCGAAGTAGCCGAGCGCGTGATGAGCCGCCGGGGCCTGCCCTACGACGGGGTAGAAGCCGGAATCATGGAAGCGGTGTTCAAAGCCACGGCCGAGGACCGGGTGTGGGAGAATATCTGA
- a CDS encoding uridine kinase family protein, which produces MQQPYLVGITGGSASGKTTFLNRLLAAFPEDQICLVSQDNYYHPRDQQVLDEQGVHNFDLPASIDSAAYAADVLALSQGQKVRRQEYIFNNAAVTPKQLIFRPAPIVVVEGIFVFHFAEIAKLLDLKVYIDAQEHVKLYRRIIRDRDERGYDLADVLYRYTHHVAPTYEKFIAPYKHDADVVIPNNRHFDKGLEVLVGFLRSKIGQ; this is translated from the coding sequence ATGCAGCAACCCTACCTCGTCGGCATTACCGGCGGCAGCGCCTCGGGCAAAACCACGTTTCTCAACCGCTTGCTGGCGGCTTTCCCTGAAGACCAAATTTGCCTGGTCTCGCAGGACAACTACTACCACCCGCGCGACCAGCAAGTGCTGGACGAGCAGGGCGTGCACAACTTCGACCTACCCGCGAGCATCGACTCGGCGGCCTACGCGGCCGACGTGCTAGCCCTGAGCCAGGGCCAAAAGGTGCGCCGGCAGGAGTACATCTTCAACAACGCCGCCGTCACGCCTAAGCAGCTGATATTCCGGCCCGCGCCTATCGTGGTGGTGGAAGGCATCTTTGTGTTTCACTTCGCCGAAATTGCGAAGCTGCTCGACCTCAAGGTGTACATCGACGCCCAGGAGCACGTGAAGCTGTACCGCCGCATCATCCGCGACCGGGATGAGCGCGGCTACGACTTGGCCGATGTGCTTTACCGCTACACCCACCACGTGGCCCCCACCTACGAAAAATTCATCGCGCCTTATAAGCACGACGCCGACGTGGTGATTCCCAACAACCGGCACTTCGACAAGGGCCTGGAAGTGCTGGTGGGCTTTTTGCGCAGCAAAATCGGGCAGTAG